From a region of the Carettochelys insculpta isolate YL-2023 chromosome 29, ASM3395843v1, whole genome shotgun sequence genome:
- the PCBP2 gene encoding poly(rC)-binding protein 2 isoform X3 has product MDTGVIEGGLNVTLTIRLLMHGKEVGSIIGKKGESVKKMREESGARINISEGNCPERIITLAGPTNAIFKAFAMIIDKLEEDISSSMTNSTAASRPPVTLRLVVPASQCGSLIGKGGCKIKEIRESTGAQVQVAGDMLPNSTERAITIAGIPQSIIECVKQICVVMLESPPKGVTIPYRPKPSSSPVIFAGGQDRYSSGSASYPHTAPSMCLNSDLEGPPQEAYTIQGQYAIPQPDLTKLHQLAMQQSHFPMSHGNTGFSAGLDASAQTTSHELTIPNDLIGCIIGRQGAKINEIRQMSGAQIKIANPVEGSTDRQVTITGSAASISLAQYLINVSLESAKPSSQTASVTIPDHLSINLSQPSTPSSSSSSTTTPSLATAGVSDAPSSLPNPLPTAPCVSSLLGMKPVPLLALNVVSAAKGASTTSAMPCVTNKLKTEKQRFSPY; this is encoded by the exons ATGGACACCGGTGTTATTGAAGGTGGTTTAAATGTCACACTTACCATTCGACTACTTATGCATGGAAAG GAGGTTGGAAGCATCATTGGGAAG AAAGGAGAGTCTGTAAAGAAGATGCGTGAAGAG AGTGGGGCCCGCATTAACATCTCGGAAGGGAACTGCCCAGAACGGATCATCACTCTTGCTGGACCGACCAATGCCATCTTCAAAGCTTTTGCTATGATCATTGATAAACTGGAAGAG GACATCAGCAGCTCCATGACCaacagcacagctgccagcaggccccCTGTCACCCTGAGGCTTGTGGTACCTGCCAGCCAGTGTGGTTCCCTCATTGGAAAAGGAGGCTGCAAGATCAAGGAGATAAGAGAG AGCACGGGGGCACAGGTCCAGGTGGCTGGAGACATGCTGCCCAACTCAACTGAGAGAGCGATCACCATTGCTGGGATACCACAGTCCATCATCGAGTGCGTCAAACAGATCTGTGTGGTCATGCTGGAG TCTCCCCCGAAGGGTGTTACCATCCCATACCGACCCAAGCCATCCAGCTCTCCAGTCATCTTTGCAGGCGGTCAG GACAGGTACAGCAGCGGCAGTGCAAGCTACCCCCACACCGCCCCATCAATGTGCCTCAACTCTGACCTGGAGGGACCACCTCAAGAG GCCTATACCATTCAAGGACAGTATGCCATTCCACAGCCAGAT CTGACCAAGCTGCACCAGTTGGCAATGCAACAGTCTCACTTTCCAATGTCTCATGGCAACACTGGATTCAGTG CAGGCTTGGATGCATCTGCCCAAACTACTTCTCATGAACTCACCATTCCAAATGAT CTGATTGGCTGCATCATTGGGCGTCAGGGCGCCAAAATCAATGAGATCCGCCAGATGTCTGGGGCGCAGATCAAAATTGCCAATCCAGTGGAAGGATCTACTGACAGGCAGGTTACCATAACTGGATCTGCAGCCAGCATTAGCCTGGCCCAGTATCTAATTAATGTCAG TTTAGAAAGCGCTAAACCCTCCTCCCAGACAGCCTCCGTCACGATCCCTGATCACCTCAGCATCAACCTCTCTCAACCCTCCaccccttcttcttcttcctcttccaccaccaccccctcgCTTGCGACAGCAGGGGTCTCCGACGCACCCTCCAGCCTCCCCAACCCTCTTCCGACCGCCCCTTGTGTCTCCAGTCTGCTTGGCATGAAACCCGTCCCTCTCCTGGCTCTAAATGTTGTGTCTGCAGCTAAGGGTGCGTCCACCACCTCAGCTATGCCATGTGTTACTAACAAACTGAAAACGGAAAAACAGAGATTCTCTCCTTATTGA
- the PCBP2 gene encoding poly(rC)-binding protein 2 isoform X9, translated as MDTGVIEGGLNVTLTIRLLMHGKEVGSIIGKKGESVKKMREESGARINISEGNCPERIITLAGPTNAIFKAFAMIIDKLEEDISSSMTNSTAASRPPVTLRLVVPASQCGSLIGKGGCKIKEIRESTGAQVQVAGDMLPNSTERAITIAGIPQSIIECVKQICVVMLESPPKGVTIPYRPKPSSSPVIFAGGQAYTIQGQYAIPQPDLTKLHQLAMQQSHFPMSHGNTGFSGIESSSPEVKGYWAGLDASAQTTSHELTIPNDLIGCIIGRQGAKINEIRQMSGAQIKIANPVEGSTDRQVTITGSAASISLAQYLINVSLESAKPSSQTASVTIPDHLSINLSQPSTPSSSSSSTTTPSLATAGVSDAPSSLPNPLPTAPCVSSLLGMKPVPLLALNVVSAAKGASTTSAMPCVTNKLKTEKQRFSPY; from the exons ATGGACACCGGTGTTATTGAAGGTGGTTTAAATGTCACACTTACCATTCGACTACTTATGCATGGAAAG GAGGTTGGAAGCATCATTGGGAAG AAAGGAGAGTCTGTAAAGAAGATGCGTGAAGAG AGTGGGGCCCGCATTAACATCTCGGAAGGGAACTGCCCAGAACGGATCATCACTCTTGCTGGACCGACCAATGCCATCTTCAAAGCTTTTGCTATGATCATTGATAAACTGGAAGAG GACATCAGCAGCTCCATGACCaacagcacagctgccagcaggccccCTGTCACCCTGAGGCTTGTGGTACCTGCCAGCCAGTGTGGTTCCCTCATTGGAAAAGGAGGCTGCAAGATCAAGGAGATAAGAGAG AGCACGGGGGCACAGGTCCAGGTGGCTGGAGACATGCTGCCCAACTCAACTGAGAGAGCGATCACCATTGCTGGGATACCACAGTCCATCATCGAGTGCGTCAAACAGATCTGTGTGGTCATGCTGGAG TCTCCCCCGAAGGGTGTTACCATCCCATACCGACCCAAGCCATCCAGCTCTCCAGTCATCTTTGCAGGCGGTCAG GCCTATACCATTCAAGGACAGTATGCCATTCCACAGCCAGAT CTGACCAAGCTGCACCAGTTGGCAATGCAACAGTCTCACTTTCCAATGTCTCATGGCAACACTGGATTCAGTG GCATTGAATCCAGCTCTCCAGAGGTGAAAGGCTATTGGG CAGGCTTGGATGCATCTGCCCAAACTACTTCTCATGAACTCACCATTCCAAATGAT CTGATTGGCTGCATCATTGGGCGTCAGGGCGCCAAAATCAATGAGATCCGCCAGATGTCTGGGGCGCAGATCAAAATTGCCAATCCAGTGGAAGGATCTACTGACAGGCAGGTTACCATAACTGGATCTGCAGCCAGCATTAGCCTGGCCCAGTATCTAATTAATGTCAG TTTAGAAAGCGCTAAACCCTCCTCCCAGACAGCCTCCGTCACGATCCCTGATCACCTCAGCATCAACCTCTCTCAACCCTCCaccccttcttcttcttcctcttccaccaccaccccctcgCTTGCGACAGCAGGGGTCTCCGACGCACCCTCCAGCCTCCCCAACCCTCTTCCGACCGCCCCTTGTGTCTCCAGTCTGCTTGGCATGAAACCCGTCCCTCTCCTGGCTCTAAATGTTGTGTCTGCAGCTAAGGGTGCGTCCACCACCTCAGCTATGCCATGTGTTACTAACAAACTGAAAACGGAAAAACAGAGATTCTCTCCTTATTGA
- the PCBP2 gene encoding poly(rC)-binding protein 2 isoform X12: MDTGVIEGGLNVTLTIRLLMHGKEVGSIIGKKGESVKKMREESGARINISEGNCPERIITLAGPTNAIFKAFAMIIDKLEEDISSSMTNSTAASRPPVTLRLVVPASQCGSLIGKGGCKIKEIRESTGAQVQVAGDMLPNSTERAITIAGIPQSIIECVKQICVVMLESPPKGVTIPYRPKPSSSPVIFAGGQLTKLHQLAMQQSHFPMSHGNTGFSGIESSSPEVKGYWAGLDASAQTTSHELTIPNDLIGCIIGRQGAKINEIRQMSGAQIKIANPVEGSTDRQVTITGSAASISLAQYLINVSLESAKPSSQTASVTIPDHLSINLSQPSTPSSSSSSTTTPSLATAGVSDAPSSLPNPLPTAPCVSSLLGMKPVPLLALNVVSAAKGASTTSAMPCVTNKLKTEKQRFSPY; this comes from the exons ATGGACACCGGTGTTATTGAAGGTGGTTTAAATGTCACACTTACCATTCGACTACTTATGCATGGAAAG GAGGTTGGAAGCATCATTGGGAAG AAAGGAGAGTCTGTAAAGAAGATGCGTGAAGAG AGTGGGGCCCGCATTAACATCTCGGAAGGGAACTGCCCAGAACGGATCATCACTCTTGCTGGACCGACCAATGCCATCTTCAAAGCTTTTGCTATGATCATTGATAAACTGGAAGAG GACATCAGCAGCTCCATGACCaacagcacagctgccagcaggccccCTGTCACCCTGAGGCTTGTGGTACCTGCCAGCCAGTGTGGTTCCCTCATTGGAAAAGGAGGCTGCAAGATCAAGGAGATAAGAGAG AGCACGGGGGCACAGGTCCAGGTGGCTGGAGACATGCTGCCCAACTCAACTGAGAGAGCGATCACCATTGCTGGGATACCACAGTCCATCATCGAGTGCGTCAAACAGATCTGTGTGGTCATGCTGGAG TCTCCCCCGAAGGGTGTTACCATCCCATACCGACCCAAGCCATCCAGCTCTCCAGTCATCTTTGCAGGCGGTCAG CTGACCAAGCTGCACCAGTTGGCAATGCAACAGTCTCACTTTCCAATGTCTCATGGCAACACTGGATTCAGTG GCATTGAATCCAGCTCTCCAGAGGTGAAAGGCTATTGGG CAGGCTTGGATGCATCTGCCCAAACTACTTCTCATGAACTCACCATTCCAAATGAT CTGATTGGCTGCATCATTGGGCGTCAGGGCGCCAAAATCAATGAGATCCGCCAGATGTCTGGGGCGCAGATCAAAATTGCCAATCCAGTGGAAGGATCTACTGACAGGCAGGTTACCATAACTGGATCTGCAGCCAGCATTAGCCTGGCCCAGTATCTAATTAATGTCAG TTTAGAAAGCGCTAAACCCTCCTCCCAGACAGCCTCCGTCACGATCCCTGATCACCTCAGCATCAACCTCTCTCAACCCTCCaccccttcttcttcttcctcttccaccaccaccccctcgCTTGCGACAGCAGGGGTCTCCGACGCACCCTCCAGCCTCCCCAACCCTCTTCCGACCGCCCCTTGTGTCTCCAGTCTGCTTGGCATGAAACCCGTCCCTCTCCTGGCTCTAAATGTTGTGTCTGCAGCTAAGGGTGCGTCCACCACCTCAGCTATGCCATGTGTTACTAACAAACTGAAAACGGAAAAACAGAGATTCTCTCCTTATTGA
- the PCBP2 gene encoding poly(rC)-binding protein 2 isoform X5, translated as MDTGVIEGGLNVTLTIRLLMHGKEVGSIIGKKGESVKKMREESGARINISEGNCPERIITLAGPTNAIFKAFAMIIDKLEEDISSSMTNSTAASRPPVTLRLVVPASQCGSLIGKGGCKIKEIRESTGAQVQVAGDMLPNSTERAITIAGIPQSIIECVKQICVVMLESPPKGVTIPYRPKPSSSPVIFAGGQDRYSSGSASYPHTAPSMCLNSDLEGPPQELTKLHQLAMQQSHFPMSHGNTGFSGIESSSPEVKGYWAGLDASAQTTSHELTIPNDLIGCIIGRQGAKINEIRQMSGAQIKIANPVEGSTDRQVTITGSAASISLAQYLINVSLESAKPSSQTASVTIPDHLSINLSQPSTPSSSSSSTTTPSLATAGVSDAPSSLPNPLPTAPCVSSLLGMKPVPLLALNVVSAAKGASTTSAMPCVTNKLKTEKQRFSPY; from the exons ATGGACACCGGTGTTATTGAAGGTGGTTTAAATGTCACACTTACCATTCGACTACTTATGCATGGAAAG GAGGTTGGAAGCATCATTGGGAAG AAAGGAGAGTCTGTAAAGAAGATGCGTGAAGAG AGTGGGGCCCGCATTAACATCTCGGAAGGGAACTGCCCAGAACGGATCATCACTCTTGCTGGACCGACCAATGCCATCTTCAAAGCTTTTGCTATGATCATTGATAAACTGGAAGAG GACATCAGCAGCTCCATGACCaacagcacagctgccagcaggccccCTGTCACCCTGAGGCTTGTGGTACCTGCCAGCCAGTGTGGTTCCCTCATTGGAAAAGGAGGCTGCAAGATCAAGGAGATAAGAGAG AGCACGGGGGCACAGGTCCAGGTGGCTGGAGACATGCTGCCCAACTCAACTGAGAGAGCGATCACCATTGCTGGGATACCACAGTCCATCATCGAGTGCGTCAAACAGATCTGTGTGGTCATGCTGGAG TCTCCCCCGAAGGGTGTTACCATCCCATACCGACCCAAGCCATCCAGCTCTCCAGTCATCTTTGCAGGCGGTCAG GACAGGTACAGCAGCGGCAGTGCAAGCTACCCCCACACCGCCCCATCAATGTGCCTCAACTCTGACCTGGAGGGACCACCTCAAGAG CTGACCAAGCTGCACCAGTTGGCAATGCAACAGTCTCACTTTCCAATGTCTCATGGCAACACTGGATTCAGTG GCATTGAATCCAGCTCTCCAGAGGTGAAAGGCTATTGGG CAGGCTTGGATGCATCTGCCCAAACTACTTCTCATGAACTCACCATTCCAAATGAT CTGATTGGCTGCATCATTGGGCGTCAGGGCGCCAAAATCAATGAGATCCGCCAGATGTCTGGGGCGCAGATCAAAATTGCCAATCCAGTGGAAGGATCTACTGACAGGCAGGTTACCATAACTGGATCTGCAGCCAGCATTAGCCTGGCCCAGTATCTAATTAATGTCAG TTTAGAAAGCGCTAAACCCTCCTCCCAGACAGCCTCCGTCACGATCCCTGATCACCTCAGCATCAACCTCTCTCAACCCTCCaccccttcttcttcttcctcttccaccaccaccccctcgCTTGCGACAGCAGGGGTCTCCGACGCACCCTCCAGCCTCCCCAACCCTCTTCCGACCGCCCCTTGTGTCTCCAGTCTGCTTGGCATGAAACCCGTCCCTCTCCTGGCTCTAAATGTTGTGTCTGCAGCTAAGGGTGCGTCCACCACCTCAGCTATGCCATGTGTTACTAACAAACTGAAAACGGAAAAACAGAGATTCTCTCCTTATTGA
- the PCBP2 gene encoding poly(rC)-binding protein 2 isoform X13 produces the protein MDTGVIEGGLNVTLTIRLLMHGKEVGSIIGKKGESVKKMREESGARINISEGNCPERIITLAGPTNAIFKAFAMIIDKLEEDISSSMTNSTAASRPPVTLRLVVPASQCGSLIGKGGCKIKEIRESTGAQVQVAGDMLPNSTERAITIAGIPQSIIECVKQICVVMLESPPKGVTIPYRPKPSSSPVIFAGGQLTKLHQLAMQQSHFPMSHGNTGFSGIESSSPEVKGYWGLDASAQTTSHELTIPNDLIGCIIGRQGAKINEIRQMSGAQIKIANPVEGSTDRQVTITGSAASISLAQYLINVSLESAKPSSQTASVTIPDHLSINLSQPSTPSSSSSSTTTPSLATAGVSDAPSSLPNPLPTAPCVSSLLGMKPVPLLALNVVSAAKGASTTSAMPCVTNKLKTEKQRFSPY, from the exons ATGGACACCGGTGTTATTGAAGGTGGTTTAAATGTCACACTTACCATTCGACTACTTATGCATGGAAAG GAGGTTGGAAGCATCATTGGGAAG AAAGGAGAGTCTGTAAAGAAGATGCGTGAAGAG AGTGGGGCCCGCATTAACATCTCGGAAGGGAACTGCCCAGAACGGATCATCACTCTTGCTGGACCGACCAATGCCATCTTCAAAGCTTTTGCTATGATCATTGATAAACTGGAAGAG GACATCAGCAGCTCCATGACCaacagcacagctgccagcaggccccCTGTCACCCTGAGGCTTGTGGTACCTGCCAGCCAGTGTGGTTCCCTCATTGGAAAAGGAGGCTGCAAGATCAAGGAGATAAGAGAG AGCACGGGGGCACAGGTCCAGGTGGCTGGAGACATGCTGCCCAACTCAACTGAGAGAGCGATCACCATTGCTGGGATACCACAGTCCATCATCGAGTGCGTCAAACAGATCTGTGTGGTCATGCTGGAG TCTCCCCCGAAGGGTGTTACCATCCCATACCGACCCAAGCCATCCAGCTCTCCAGTCATCTTTGCAGGCGGTCAG CTGACCAAGCTGCACCAGTTGGCAATGCAACAGTCTCACTTTCCAATGTCTCATGGCAACACTGGATTCAGTG GCATTGAATCCAGCTCTCCAGAGGTGAAAGGCTATTGGG GCTTGGATGCATCTGCCCAAACTACTTCTCATGAACTCACCATTCCAAATGAT CTGATTGGCTGCATCATTGGGCGTCAGGGCGCCAAAATCAATGAGATCCGCCAGATGTCTGGGGCGCAGATCAAAATTGCCAATCCAGTGGAAGGATCTACTGACAGGCAGGTTACCATAACTGGATCTGCAGCCAGCATTAGCCTGGCCCAGTATCTAATTAATGTCAG TTTAGAAAGCGCTAAACCCTCCTCCCAGACAGCCTCCGTCACGATCCCTGATCACCTCAGCATCAACCTCTCTCAACCCTCCaccccttcttcttcttcctcttccaccaccaccccctcgCTTGCGACAGCAGGGGTCTCCGACGCACCCTCCAGCCTCCCCAACCCTCTTCCGACCGCCCCTTGTGTCTCCAGTCTGCTTGGCATGAAACCCGTCCCTCTCCTGGCTCTAAATGTTGTGTCTGCAGCTAAGGGTGCGTCCACCACCTCAGCTATGCCATGTGTTACTAACAAACTGAAAACGGAAAAACAGAGATTCTCTCCTTATTGA
- the PCBP2 gene encoding poly(rC)-binding protein 2 isoform X6, whose protein sequence is MDTGVIEGGLNVTLTIRLLMHGKEVGSIIGKKGESVKKMREESGARINISEGNCPERIITLAGPTNAIFKAFAMIIDKLEEDISSSMTNSTAASRPPVTLRLVVPASQCGSLIGKGGCKIKEIRESTGAQVQVAGDMLPNSTERAITIAGIPQSIIECVKQICVVMLESPPKGVTIPYRPKPSSSPVIFAGGQDRYSSGSASYPHTAPSMCLNSDLEGPPQELTKLHQLAMQQSHFPMSHGNTGFSGIESSSPEVKGYWGLDASAQTTSHELTIPNDLIGCIIGRQGAKINEIRQMSGAQIKIANPVEGSTDRQVTITGSAASISLAQYLINVSLESAKPSSQTASVTIPDHLSINLSQPSTPSSSSSSTTTPSLATAGVSDAPSSLPNPLPTAPCVSSLLGMKPVPLLALNVVSAAKGASTTSAMPCVTNKLKTEKQRFSPY, encoded by the exons ATGGACACCGGTGTTATTGAAGGTGGTTTAAATGTCACACTTACCATTCGACTACTTATGCATGGAAAG GAGGTTGGAAGCATCATTGGGAAG AAAGGAGAGTCTGTAAAGAAGATGCGTGAAGAG AGTGGGGCCCGCATTAACATCTCGGAAGGGAACTGCCCAGAACGGATCATCACTCTTGCTGGACCGACCAATGCCATCTTCAAAGCTTTTGCTATGATCATTGATAAACTGGAAGAG GACATCAGCAGCTCCATGACCaacagcacagctgccagcaggccccCTGTCACCCTGAGGCTTGTGGTACCTGCCAGCCAGTGTGGTTCCCTCATTGGAAAAGGAGGCTGCAAGATCAAGGAGATAAGAGAG AGCACGGGGGCACAGGTCCAGGTGGCTGGAGACATGCTGCCCAACTCAACTGAGAGAGCGATCACCATTGCTGGGATACCACAGTCCATCATCGAGTGCGTCAAACAGATCTGTGTGGTCATGCTGGAG TCTCCCCCGAAGGGTGTTACCATCCCATACCGACCCAAGCCATCCAGCTCTCCAGTCATCTTTGCAGGCGGTCAG GACAGGTACAGCAGCGGCAGTGCAAGCTACCCCCACACCGCCCCATCAATGTGCCTCAACTCTGACCTGGAGGGACCACCTCAAGAG CTGACCAAGCTGCACCAGTTGGCAATGCAACAGTCTCACTTTCCAATGTCTCATGGCAACACTGGATTCAGTG GCATTGAATCCAGCTCTCCAGAGGTGAAAGGCTATTGGG GCTTGGATGCATCTGCCCAAACTACTTCTCATGAACTCACCATTCCAAATGAT CTGATTGGCTGCATCATTGGGCGTCAGGGCGCCAAAATCAATGAGATCCGCCAGATGTCTGGGGCGCAGATCAAAATTGCCAATCCAGTGGAAGGATCTACTGACAGGCAGGTTACCATAACTGGATCTGCAGCCAGCATTAGCCTGGCCCAGTATCTAATTAATGTCAG TTTAGAAAGCGCTAAACCCTCCTCCCAGACAGCCTCCGTCACGATCCCTGATCACCTCAGCATCAACCTCTCTCAACCCTCCaccccttcttcttcttcctcttccaccaccaccccctcgCTTGCGACAGCAGGGGTCTCCGACGCACCCTCCAGCCTCCCCAACCCTCTTCCGACCGCCCCTTGTGTCTCCAGTCTGCTTGGCATGAAACCCGTCCCTCTCCTGGCTCTAAATGTTGTGTCTGCAGCTAAGGGTGCGTCCACCACCTCAGCTATGCCATGTGTTACTAACAAACTGAAAACGGAAAAACAGAGATTCTCTCCTTATTGA
- the PCBP2 gene encoding poly(rC)-binding protein 2 isoform X11 encodes MDTGVIEGGLNVTLTIRLLMHGKEVGSIIGKKGESVKKMREESGARINISEGNCPERIITLAGPTNAIFKAFAMIIDKLEEDISSSMTNSTAASRPPVTLRLVVPASQCGSLIGKGGCKIKEIRESTGAQVQVAGDMLPNSTERAITIAGIPQSIIECVKQICVVMLESPPKGVTIPYRPKPSSSPVIFAGGQAYTIQGQYAIPQPDLTKLHQLAMQQSHFPMSHGNTGFSGLDASAQTTSHELTIPNDLIGCIIGRQGAKINEIRQMSGAQIKIANPVEGSTDRQVTITGSAASISLAQYLINVSLESAKPSSQTASVTIPDHLSINLSQPSTPSSSSSSTTTPSLATAGVSDAPSSLPNPLPTAPCVSSLLGMKPVPLLALNVVSAAKGASTTSAMPCVTNKLKTEKQRFSPY; translated from the exons ATGGACACCGGTGTTATTGAAGGTGGTTTAAATGTCACACTTACCATTCGACTACTTATGCATGGAAAG GAGGTTGGAAGCATCATTGGGAAG AAAGGAGAGTCTGTAAAGAAGATGCGTGAAGAG AGTGGGGCCCGCATTAACATCTCGGAAGGGAACTGCCCAGAACGGATCATCACTCTTGCTGGACCGACCAATGCCATCTTCAAAGCTTTTGCTATGATCATTGATAAACTGGAAGAG GACATCAGCAGCTCCATGACCaacagcacagctgccagcaggccccCTGTCACCCTGAGGCTTGTGGTACCTGCCAGCCAGTGTGGTTCCCTCATTGGAAAAGGAGGCTGCAAGATCAAGGAGATAAGAGAG AGCACGGGGGCACAGGTCCAGGTGGCTGGAGACATGCTGCCCAACTCAACTGAGAGAGCGATCACCATTGCTGGGATACCACAGTCCATCATCGAGTGCGTCAAACAGATCTGTGTGGTCATGCTGGAG TCTCCCCCGAAGGGTGTTACCATCCCATACCGACCCAAGCCATCCAGCTCTCCAGTCATCTTTGCAGGCGGTCAG GCCTATACCATTCAAGGACAGTATGCCATTCCACAGCCAGAT CTGACCAAGCTGCACCAGTTGGCAATGCAACAGTCTCACTTTCCAATGTCTCATGGCAACACTGGATTCAGTG GCTTGGATGCATCTGCCCAAACTACTTCTCATGAACTCACCATTCCAAATGAT CTGATTGGCTGCATCATTGGGCGTCAGGGCGCCAAAATCAATGAGATCCGCCAGATGTCTGGGGCGCAGATCAAAATTGCCAATCCAGTGGAAGGATCTACTGACAGGCAGGTTACCATAACTGGATCTGCAGCCAGCATTAGCCTGGCCCAGTATCTAATTAATGTCAG TTTAGAAAGCGCTAAACCCTCCTCCCAGACAGCCTCCGTCACGATCCCTGATCACCTCAGCATCAACCTCTCTCAACCCTCCaccccttcttcttcttcctcttccaccaccaccccctcgCTTGCGACAGCAGGGGTCTCCGACGCACCCTCCAGCCTCCCCAACCCTCTTCCGACCGCCCCTTGTGTCTCCAGTCTGCTTGGCATGAAACCCGTCCCTCTCCTGGCTCTAAATGTTGTGTCTGCAGCTAAGGGTGCGTCCACCACCTCAGCTATGCCATGTGTTACTAACAAACTGAAAACGGAAAAACAGAGATTCTCTCCTTATTGA
- the PCBP2 gene encoding poly(rC)-binding protein 2 isoform X19, whose protein sequence is MDTGVIEGGLNVTLTIRLLMHGKEVGSIIGKKGESVKKMREESGARINISEGNCPERIITLAGPTNAIFKAFAMIIDKLEEDISSSMTNSTAASRPPVTLRLVVPASQCGSLIGKGGCKIKEIRESTGAQVQVAGDMLPNSTERAITIAGIPQSIIECVKQICVVMLESPPKGVTIPYRPKPSSSPVIFAGGQAYTIQGQYAIPQPDLTKLHQLAMQQSHFPMSHGNTGFSGIESSSPEVKGYWAGLDASAQTTSHELTIPNDLIGCIIGRQGAKINEIRQMSGAQIKIANPVEGSTDRQVTITGSAASISLAQYLINVRLSSETGGMGSS, encoded by the exons ATGGACACCGGTGTTATTGAAGGTGGTTTAAATGTCACACTTACCATTCGACTACTTATGCATGGAAAG GAGGTTGGAAGCATCATTGGGAAG AAAGGAGAGTCTGTAAAGAAGATGCGTGAAGAG AGTGGGGCCCGCATTAACATCTCGGAAGGGAACTGCCCAGAACGGATCATCACTCTTGCTGGACCGACCAATGCCATCTTCAAAGCTTTTGCTATGATCATTGATAAACTGGAAGAG GACATCAGCAGCTCCATGACCaacagcacagctgccagcaggccccCTGTCACCCTGAGGCTTGTGGTACCTGCCAGCCAGTGTGGTTCCCTCATTGGAAAAGGAGGCTGCAAGATCAAGGAGATAAGAGAG AGCACGGGGGCACAGGTCCAGGTGGCTGGAGACATGCTGCCCAACTCAACTGAGAGAGCGATCACCATTGCTGGGATACCACAGTCCATCATCGAGTGCGTCAAACAGATCTGTGTGGTCATGCTGGAG TCTCCCCCGAAGGGTGTTACCATCCCATACCGACCCAAGCCATCCAGCTCTCCAGTCATCTTTGCAGGCGGTCAG GCCTATACCATTCAAGGACAGTATGCCATTCCACAGCCAGAT CTGACCAAGCTGCACCAGTTGGCAATGCAACAGTCTCACTTTCCAATGTCTCATGGCAACACTGGATTCAGTG GCATTGAATCCAGCTCTCCAGAGGTGAAAGGCTATTGGG CAGGCTTGGATGCATCTGCCCAAACTACTTCTCATGAACTCACCATTCCAAATGAT CTGATTGGCTGCATCATTGGGCGTCAGGGCGCCAAAATCAATGAGATCCGCCAGATGTCTGGGGCGCAGATCAAAATTGCCAATCCAGTGGAAGGATCTACTGACAGGCAGGTTACCATAACTGGATCTGCAGCCAGCATTAGCCTGGCCCAGTATCTAATTAATGTCAG